The following proteins come from a genomic window of Paeniglutamicibacter kerguelensis:
- a CDS encoding histone-like nucleoid-structuring protein Lsr2: protein MARQVQIALIDDIDGSEASESIVFGIGGQHYEIDLNEANAEAFREALKPYIKVARASKQFTPKEAPAIRAWAKENNVKVNARGRLQADVIAAYHAAMAKKSRSKSK, encoded by the coding sequence ATGGCACGTCAGGTTCAGATTGCATTGATTGACGATATTGACGGTTCTGAGGCAAGCGAATCCATCGTTTTTGGCATTGGTGGGCAACACTATGAAATTGATCTAAACGAAGCGAATGCTGAAGCATTCCGCGAAGCCTTGAAGCCGTACATCAAGGTTGCGCGTGCATCGAAGCAGTTCACTCCCAAGGAAGCCCCGGCCATTCGTGCCTGGGCCAAGGAGAACAACGTTAAGGTCAACGCCCGTGGTCGTCTGCAGGCAGATGTAATTGCCGCTTACCATGCTGCGATGGCTAAGAAGTCTCGTTCGAAGTCGAAGTAG
- a CDS encoding M13 family metallopeptidase, with the protein MMNAKSLVPANEAETSTVRTSHRDENVRPQDDLYRHANGSWLSTAQIPADQGTYGSFMALRDDSEAAVRAIIEAAQEETLQNAGEIDGRKERIANIYTSFMDEARIEANGVEPIRADVSAIYETTNIEELIRLSGSFYRRGVSGFIQAGASSDAGAPERNLLTFTQGGLGLPDESYYREEQFAELRGEYQEHLARLMALGELKDTEAAAQAVIDLETKLASHHWDRVKCRDAQARYNLMSNKQLLELVPSLELWLQGAGIAEKYYNEVDVWQPSYLSGLEEILRDAPLESWQHWLAVQLIRSNAPYLSSAFVNENFSFYSAKLSGVQELRERWKRGVAFTEGSVGEDIGQLYVAEHFPQRSKDKMEALVAKLIDAYRISIANLEWMSPETKEKALEKLSMFRSKIGYPNEWIDYSSIAAVADDVISNVAASNEFEFLRELKKIDDGVNRELWFMYPQTVNAYYHPLLNEIAFPAAILRFPFFDADRDAAANYGAIGAVIGHEIGHGFDDQGSQFDGTGELKNWWTDEDRAAFDALTGKLVEQYDALVPPEAPEHHVNGKLTLGENIGDLGGLGIAYTAYKMDLAANGVELDEVVDGLTGDQRFFYSWAECWRTLMRPETMVTRITTDPHSPGEFRCNQVPKNMDAFHEAFGTKPGDGMWLDPEDRVKIW; encoded by the coding sequence ATGATGAACGCCAAATCTCTAGTTCCAGCCAATGAAGCAGAGACGTCGACAGTTCGTACGAGCCATCGGGACGAGAACGTGCGCCCCCAGGACGACCTATATCGTCATGCCAACGGTTCCTGGCTGAGCACTGCTCAGATCCCCGCGGATCAAGGCACCTATGGGTCCTTCATGGCCTTGCGCGATGACTCCGAGGCGGCGGTGCGCGCCATCATTGAAGCTGCGCAAGAGGAAACCCTTCAGAACGCCGGGGAAATCGACGGGCGCAAAGAGCGTATTGCCAATATCTACACGAGCTTCATGGACGAGGCGCGAATCGAAGCAAACGGTGTCGAGCCGATCCGTGCGGATGTCTCAGCAATCTATGAGACCACCAACATCGAGGAACTCATACGTCTGAGTGGCTCGTTTTATCGACGCGGAGTATCAGGGTTCATCCAGGCTGGCGCGAGCTCGGATGCAGGCGCCCCTGAGCGTAACCTGCTGACCTTCACACAGGGCGGCCTCGGATTGCCCGACGAGTCGTACTACCGCGAGGAGCAGTTTGCCGAACTTCGTGGAGAATATCAGGAGCACCTCGCCCGTTTGATGGCATTGGGTGAGCTGAAGGACACCGAAGCGGCAGCCCAAGCCGTCATCGACTTGGAAACCAAGCTTGCTTCGCACCACTGGGACCGCGTGAAATGCCGGGATGCACAAGCCCGATACAACTTGATGAGCAACAAGCAGCTGCTTGAACTCGTTCCTTCCCTCGAGCTTTGGCTGCAGGGCGCTGGCATCGCCGAGAAGTACTACAACGAGGTCGATGTGTGGCAACCCAGCTACCTCAGCGGCCTTGAAGAAATCTTGCGCGATGCTCCATTGGAATCCTGGCAGCACTGGCTTGCCGTCCAACTGATTCGCTCAAATGCGCCATACCTGTCGAGCGCTTTCGTCAACGAGAACTTCTCCTTCTATTCGGCAAAGCTGTCCGGTGTACAGGAGCTGCGTGAGCGTTGGAAGCGCGGTGTTGCCTTTACTGAAGGATCTGTTGGCGAAGATATTGGTCAGCTGTACGTGGCAGAGCACTTCCCGCAGCGCAGCAAGGACAAGATGGAGGCATTGGTCGCCAAGCTGATTGACGCTTATAGGATTTCCATTGCCAACCTTGAATGGATGAGCCCTGAAACCAAGGAGAAGGCCCTCGAGAAACTCTCGATGTTCCGCTCCAAGATCGGCTACCCCAATGAATGGATCGACTATTCCTCGATTGCCGCGGTTGCAGATGACGTTATTTCCAACGTTGCTGCCTCTAACGAATTCGAGTTCCTGCGCGAGCTGAAGAAGATCGATGACGGAGTCAATCGCGAACTTTGGTTCATGTACCCGCAGACCGTCAATGCCTACTACCACCCGCTGCTCAACGAGATCGCATTCCCTGCAGCCATCTTGCGCTTCCCTTTCTTTGACGCAGATCGAGACGCCGCAGCGAACTACGGGGCAATCGGCGCCGTAATTGGCCACGAGATCGGTCACGGCTTTGACGACCAAGGGTCCCAATTCGACGGGACCGGTGAACTGAAGAATTGGTGGACCGACGAGGACCGTGCGGCCTTCGACGCACTGACCGGAAAGCTTGTCGAGCAATATGATGCGCTTGTGCCGCCAGAAGCGCCCGAGCACCACGTCAATGGCAAACTGACCCTGGGCGAAAACATCGGCGATCTTGGCGGACTGGGCATCGCCTACACCGCTTACAAGATGGATCTTGCAGCAAACGGCGTGGAACTTGATGAGGTTGTCGACGGGCTCACTGGCGATCAGCGGTTCTTCTACTCTTGGGCTGAATGCTGGCGTACCTTGATGCGTCCGGAAACCATGGTCACTCGAATTACTACTGATCCGCATTCGCCGGGCGAGTTCCGCTGCAACCAGGTTCCGAAGAACATGGACGCCTTCCATGAGGCATTCGGAACCAAGCCTGGTGACGGAATGTGGCTGGATCCGGAAGACCGCGTAAAGATCTGGTAA
- the lysS gene encoding lysine--tRNA ligase — MTAEKTSPVANTTDTNDQRQVRLDKRAALLARGEEAYPVGVARTHSLQEVRALFPELEPDTATGVQVGIVGRIVFMRNTGKLCFATLQEGGPEGSGTRLQAMLSLANVGEEKLADWKSLVDLGDHVLITGEVISSRRGELSVMATDWQMASKALRPLPVLHAELSEETRVRQRYADLIVRDEARQMVYKRAAITRAVRDTLHSHSYVEVETPMLQLIHGGASARPFETHLNAFDQHMTLRIATELYLKRAVVGGIDRVFELGRIFRNEGVDSTHSPEFTTLECYEAYADQFVMADRIKEIILNAADAIGAGRVLETSKGTVNLDGEWAWLGVYPGLSEAVGQEITPDTDAETLRAIAEKHEVKVNPKWGSEKIVIELFGEIVEPTLINPTFVYDYPPAAQPLARPHRSKPGVIEAWDLVIGGMERGTAFSELIDPVVQRERLTQQSRMAADGDDEAMQLDEDFLRALEYGAPPMGGIGLGIDRLVMLFADTGIRETILFPLLKPEA; from the coding sequence GTGACTGCCGAAAAAACTTCCCCTGTAGCTAACACCACCGACACCAACGACCAGCGTCAAGTGCGCCTGGATAAGCGCGCCGCATTGTTGGCACGCGGCGAAGAAGCATACCCGGTGGGAGTCGCACGCACTCACTCGCTTCAAGAAGTCCGCGCGCTGTTCCCGGAACTTGAACCAGACACCGCCACCGGCGTCCAGGTAGGCATCGTCGGGCGTATCGTCTTCATGCGAAACACCGGAAAGCTCTGCTTCGCCACTTTGCAGGAAGGCGGTCCGGAAGGCTCCGGAACCCGCCTCCAAGCCATGCTTTCCCTGGCCAACGTAGGCGAAGAAAAACTAGCCGACTGGAAGTCGCTGGTCGATCTCGGTGACCATGTCTTGATCACCGGTGAAGTGATTTCTTCGCGCCGTGGCGAGCTTTCGGTCATGGCCACGGATTGGCAGATGGCTTCCAAGGCCCTGCGTCCGTTGCCGGTCCTGCACGCGGAGCTTAGCGAGGAAACCCGCGTACGTCAGCGCTACGCCGACCTCATTGTCCGTGATGAAGCCCGCCAAATGGTTTACAAGCGCGCCGCAATCACCCGCGCGGTCCGCGATACCTTGCACTCGCATAGCTACGTTGAAGTTGAAACCCCGATGCTTCAGCTAATTCATGGCGGCGCTTCTGCCCGTCCGTTCGAGACGCACCTGAACGCTTTTGACCAGCACATGACGCTGCGTATCGCGACCGAGCTTTACCTCAAGCGCGCAGTGGTTGGCGGAATCGACCGTGTCTTCGAATTGGGACGCATCTTCCGCAACGAGGGCGTGGACTCCACCCACTCGCCGGAATTCACCACGTTGGAATGCTACGAAGCGTACGCAGATCAGTTCGTAATGGCTGATCGCATCAAGGAAATCATCCTTAACGCGGCCGATGCCATCGGTGCCGGCCGCGTTCTCGAAACGTCCAAGGGAACTGTAAACCTTGACGGTGAATGGGCATGGCTTGGCGTCTACCCGGGCCTCTCTGAAGCGGTGGGCCAGGAAATTACTCCTGATACCGATGCTGAAACCCTGCGCGCAATCGCAGAGAAGCATGAAGTAAAGGTCAACCCTAAATGGGGATCCGAAAAAATTGTCATTGAATTGTTCGGTGAAATTGTTGAGCCGACTTTGATTAATCCGACTTTCGTCTACGATTACCCGCCCGCAGCACAGCCGCTGGCGCGCCCCCACCGTAGCAAGCCGGGTGTCATTGAAGCCTGGGACTTGGTCATAGGCGGCATGGAACGCGGCACTGCCTTCTCGGAGCTTATCGACCCGGTGGTTCAGCGCGAACGCCTGACCCAGCAGTCGCGTATGGCCGCGGATGGCGATGACGAAGCCATGCAGTTGGACGAAGACTTCCTCCGAGCCCTTGAATATGGGGCCCCGCCCATGGGTGGCATTGGATTGGGTATTGATCGACTGGTCATGCTCTTTGCCGACACCGGAATTCGCGAAACCATTCTATTCCCCTTGCTCAAGCCGGAGGCCTAA